From a single Phycisphaerae bacterium genomic region:
- a CDS encoding prepilin-type N-terminal cleavage/methylation domain-containing protein yields MAVDCSGRVKRLRPGFTLIEVLVVVAIIALLVAILLPSLTRARESARRAVCAGRLHNMGLAVLEYAHSNQGKVIQCREASVQVAIDPRLAAPGTGGASTPSWYYVDWQGAAKKHHLDKELWECPNRAGVFGYEGTPSVAEQGYTAAALRAGGYRVTEGTDYDQWIIGFQYFGGIKTWRTSIGEFKGCSPLDTSSKPQWALAADANLKVDGYWGGGRPSAFGWIPPHPGAGGVPEGGNVLTFDGAVSWIRLVRMIPIHSWEPTTRVCYWYQADLGEYGVARRR; encoded by the coding sequence ATGGCGGTCGATTGCTCCGGCAGGGTCAAGCGGCTCCGACCGGGTTTCACGCTGATTGAAGTGCTGGTGGTGGTGGCGATCATCGCCCTGCTGGTTGCGATTTTGCTGCCGTCGCTGACGCGGGCCCGGGAGTCGGCCCGCCGGGCCGTTTGCGCGGGTCGCTTGCACAACATGGGCCTGGCCGTTCTGGAGTATGCGCACTCGAACCAGGGGAAGGTGATCCAGTGCCGTGAGGCCAGCGTGCAGGTCGCGATCGATCCGCGTCTGGCGGCCCCGGGAACAGGCGGGGCCAGCACCCCGTCCTGGTACTACGTGGATTGGCAGGGGGCGGCCAAGAAGCACCACCTCGACAAGGAGTTATGGGAGTGTCCGAACCGCGCAGGCGTATTCGGCTACGAAGGGACCCCGAGCGTGGCGGAGCAGGGATACACGGCGGCGGCCCTGAGGGCCGGCGGTTACCGGGTGACCGAGGGGACTGACTACGATCAGTGGATCATCGGCTTCCAGTATTTTGGCGGGATCAAGACCTGGCGAACGTCGATCGGGGAGTTCAAAGGATGCTCGCCTCTAGACACCAGTTCCAAACCGCAATGGGCGCTGGCCGCGGATGCCAATCTGAAGGTCGACGGTTACTGGGGCGGGGGTCGTCCATCGGCTTTCGGCTGGATACCGCCTCATCCGGGCGCGGGGGGCGTGCCGGAAGGTGGGAATGTTCTCACGTTTGATGGAGCGGTCAGCTGGATCCGGTTGGTCCGCATGATTCCGATTCACTCCTGGGAACCGACGACGCGGGTGTGCTACTGGTATCAGGCCGACTTGGGTGAATACGGCGTGGCTCGGCGGCGTTAG